CCACAACCCCAGGTTCAGCAGGGTCCAGGTGCGGTAGTCGCGGCGCCCGAGCGCGCCGGGACTCACCCCCGGCAGCAGCTCACGCAGGGGGGAGCCCTTGCCGCAGGCCCTGTGCAGCAGGGCCTGAACGGCCGGGTCACTCAGCCACTTGCCGTATGGTGCACCGAAACCCTGCTTGCCTCGGCTGCGGACAGCCTCCGGCCAGACCGATGCGAAACTGCGCCGCAGCAGCACCTTGGTCTCGTGGTCCCGCACTTTGAGGCTCCAGGGCAGGCCCAGGCAGAACTCGGCCAGGTCGCGGTCCAGGAACGGCGCACGGGTCTCGAGGCCCCAGGCCATGCTGCAACGGTCCACTTTTACCAGTATGTCGCCCGGCAGGTAGCAGGTCAGGTCGAAATGAAAGGCCCGCTCCAGCCCGACCGCACTCTCCGGGGGGTAATAATACGCGCCGGGCCGCCAGCGTTCAACCTCTTTGGCCCGCCCCCCCCACAGGGCGCTCCGCTCGGCGGGGCCGAACACGCTCTCGACAAGGCGGGCGCGTTCCCAGAGGTCCGTCGAGCGACGGGCCAGGCCCAGGGCCGCGGAACAGGTATCCAGCCGCCGCCAGCGGTGGCCGCACAGACGGCTCGCCGCGCGCAGCACCAGCCATTTCAGAGTCGAGGGCTTAAGCCGCTCCGAGCGGGCCAGCAGCACGTAGCGCGAGTACCCGCCGAACAGCTCGTCCCCCCCGTCTCCCGAGAGCACGACTTTCACCTGCTGCCGGGCGAACCCGGCCAGCATGTAGGTCGGCAGGTGCGAGGAATCGGCGAACGGCTCGTCGAACACCTGGCACATGCGCGGCAGCAGCTCGGCCACCGGCGGCGCACCCAGGTCGATCTCGCTGTGCGCGGTCGCGTAGCGCGCGGCCACCTGGCGGGCGAACGCCAGCTCGTTTATCAAATCCCCGAAACCGGCCGCGAATGTCTGCACCGGCTGCGTTCTCTCGGCCTGCATCAGGGCCACCAGGGTGCTTGAATCCAGCCCACCGCTCAGGAACGCCCCCAGGGGAACATCTGCCACCAACTGACGGCGCACGGCCTGGGCCAGTAGCTCGCGCAGCCTCTCGGAGGCCTCACTCAGATTCAGTGGCCGGCTGTCCGGGCGCGGCGACCAATAACGGCCGGTCCGCACCTCGGCCCCGCCGGACCACTCGAGGCAGTGCCCCGGCGGCAGGGAGCATACGCCGCGGTAGACTGTCCTGTCCGGCGGGACATATCCCAGCTCCAGGAAAGCGTCCAGCGTGATCAGGTCGAGCCGGGGAACGAGCAGTCCGGAGGCGCTCAGGGCCTTTATCTCGGAGGCCGCCGCCAGGGTGTTGTCACCGCAAAGCGCGTAGAACAGCGGTTTTTCGCCGAACGGGTCGCGTGCGGCGAACAGACTCCGCTCGCGGCTGTCCCAGATCAGGAAAGCGAACATGCCGCGCAGGCGGTCCAGGCAGCCGCGGCCCCAGCGCGCGTAGGCGGCCAGCACCACCTCGGTGTCAGAGGCAGTATGGAAAACCGTGCCCTCGCGTTCCAGCTCGGAGCGCAACTGACGGTAGTTGTAAATCTCGCCGTTGAAACTGATCCACCAGCGCCCGCCCCGCAGGCCCAGCGGCTGGTCGCCAGTGGCCAGGTCGATGACGCTCAGGCGCGTGTGCCCCAGCACCGCCCCGTCGAGCGGCAGTACGCCGTGCGCATCCGGGCCCCGGTGCGCCAGGGCCGCCACCATCACCTCTACCGGCGCGACCGGCAGCTCCCGCCCGGGGTTGAATACGCCGCAGATTCCACACATGGGGAAACGCTCCTCAGCTGCGCCGGGCCAGCACCACCCCGGGCTCGGCACTCGGGCTGACAATTATCCCCTCGATCCCGTCGAAACAGGCCAGGAATCGTTCCGGGGTGATTATTCTCTGGTGCGCGTGACTGCCGAAAAAATCGAAAGTGTTGGTCCAGGTGGTACGGAAGCCGGGCATGAGGTTGTAGTACTTGACCATCCCCGCGCGCCGCAGCACATGCCCCAGCAGCGGTACATAGTTGAGCGCGGCCAGTACGCCGGTCACCAGCAGAAGCTTGAAACGCTCCAGACGGCTGAGCCGTGCGCGCAGGAATTCGTAATACCCGGTCGAAACTTTCCGCACGAGACGCCTGACTCGCGAGACGGCCGCCGGGCGGACATAGTGCGTGGCCAGCAGTAGACCGCCGGGCTTGAGCTGACTGCAAAGCTGTCGCAGGGCCAGGTCCGTGTCGCGCGTGTGCTGCAGCACCCCCTCACAGTAGACGACGTCGAACTGCCCTGGCTCCAGCGGCAGGCAGGTGATATCCCCCTGCACACCCGCCCAGCCCTGGCGCAGCCGCAGCTTGCCGGCCACGACATCGATAGCGCCGGACAGGTCCAGCGAAACCACCTCGGCGCCCTGGTCCAGCAGGTAACGTGACTGGTCTCCCGCCCCAGCCCCGGCGTCCAGCACCAGCTTGCTGCGGAAAAATTCCGGCACCAGACCGAAACGCTCGGCCACCCGGAAACGCAGGTCCTGCTCCGAGCGCATCTCGCTGCTCCAGGTCCACTGCCAGCCGAAGCTTTCCACCTCGTCAACCGCCTGGAAGGTGCCGGTCCCGACAGGCGGCTCCAGCCCCAACGCCTCCAGCCACGGACGTTGACAGGCGGCGGTCTCGGGGGTCAGGCGGGCCACACAGTCGACTATCGGGTACGCCGCGCGGGAGTTCGGCAGCTGCAACGCCCCGCTAAGTGGCACCCCGGCCGGAGTACGGGTCGTGACCCTCGGCTGAAGGGGCTGTCCGCTCAGCGGGTCTTTCCAGCGTATACGGTCGAACAGCGGCATCATCCCTCCGTCACTGTCTGACTGCCGCGTCGTAGTCGTCGGCGCAGGCGCGCCCATAGGTGACGGCAGCCGACACGGGCGAGTTGGCAGCGCAGGTGCATGCGGATCAACCGTTCCAGGGCCCGCGGGCCGCAAAGGCCGCACAGCACCGCCGAAACGATCTGAATGGACAACGGCCGTCGCCGCAGGTAGCGGAGCGCGTGACGCAACCCGCCGGCGCGGTTGCCGGCCCGGAAAGCCTCCAGCATCGCGCGCTTAACCGCGTAGAGCAGTCCAGCCGGGCTGCCCGGCTCACCCACGCGGTAGTGCGCCTCCAGTTCGGACGGCTCGAACACCGGCCGAGACAGCCGGCCCGTCTCCACCCCGGCCTCGCGGCATATCTCCAGCCCCACCGGCTTCCACTTGCCTTTTTCAACCACCTGCTCGTAGCGGATCACTGGCTGCAGCACTCCCCAGAACCGCTCCTCCAGGCCCTCGCTCAACTTGTTGCCCAGCAACTCGAACTCCCAGGGGTTGAGCCCGGGCACCAGCAGTCTTTTAAGCGTGTCCACGCGCCAGAGGGCCACCTGGAGTGTCACCCGGTAGTCATCTCCCGGTGCGAAATATCCCAGTCCCGGCACCCGTTCCAGCCGGTGGGGGGGAGGCAAGAGCGAGAACAGGCGCAGGCAGCCCGGGCGTTCCCGCCGCGCCAGCTCGACTAGGTCGGCCACGGCCGCGGTGTCCACCGTTTCGAGCAGGAAAAAATCCTCCAGGAAAAGGAGCACATACTCGCTGCCCTCCAGCCGATCGAGCATCCTCAGCAGCGACTCGGCCCAGCCGACATCCTCCCCCACGGTGATTGTCGTGACTGTTTCATCCTGGAAGACCTTGAAATTGGTCCCCAGGTACAGCGGGTAGGGACAATCCGGCCAGCGGCGGTGGAAAAGGGCGAAAAACGGGCTCCAGATGTCGCTGTAACGGTCGCAGGAGACCACCAGCAGCGGAACAACCGCCGCCTCCATCTTTCCACCCGGCGCACTCATTCGGCCCCCGGCGCTTTGCGTGCCACCACGTGATAACCGACAGTGGCCATGCTCTCCAGGCCGAGGCGATCCAGCTGCCGGCCCAGTACGGGCAGCAGCAGCGCCAGGGGAACGGACGCGGCCCAGAGCGCGCCGAGCGCCAGATTGAGGCACAGCCCCCGGCCGCCAGCGGGGCGCAGCAGACCGTGAAAACGCAACGTCTCCTGGCCGAACAGGCTGAAAAAGCCCTGGTTGCGTTCCAGACTCTCGATGGCGAACCCCGTCTCGGGCAGGAATTTCCGGTACCAGTGCGGGGTGAACCCGCCGTAATAGTGGTACGGCTCCTGGTGCAAGAACGAGCCCAGGGGCGCGGACAGCAGCAGCCGCCCGCCGCTTTTGAGCACCCGTCCCAGTTCGGCCAGAGCCGCCTCAGGCCGCGGCAGATGCTCCAGCACCTCGAGGCAAAGAACGATGTCGAACGCCCCGTCCCGGACCGGGATATCGGTTATGTCGCACTCGTAGTCCAACTGCGCATAGCGGCCCAGCGTGCCCGGCTCCTTACCGAAATCCTGGGTGCGGTAGTTGCAGTGCGCGAACATTGCGCCGTACTGCCCCGAGCCTGCGCCGGCGTCCAGCACGGCCGCGCCGGCCGGCACCGTGGCGGCGAAAGCGGCCACCCACCGACGGCGTTCGTGGCTGTTGAACGTGTAGCGGCTGCGTTTAAAATTTCGTAACTTTGACAGGAAAACCGACGGCACGGTCCGACACTCCTCAGCGGCGCCTGGTGAACTTGAACAGGCCGCAACCGTAGCTGCTCTGCCTGGCTGACTCCAGCGAGCGGTCTCCGGAGACGATCTCCCCGGCGTCGTCTATCAACAGGAACTCGACCAGGTCGAGCCTGCCGAAAAGATCGAGCACGGTCTGCGGATCGAATACCCGGTGCCCGTCGAAACAGAGGCGCTCGCGGCCGACCGGCACTGAGACGAGCAGGACACCTCCCGGCCGCAGGACCCTCTGTAGCTCTTCGGCCGCGGCCCTGTAGGACTGGGGGGCGACCGGGTCGCCGTAGCGCCCCAGGCCGACATGCTCCAGCACGTGCAGGCAGCTCAACGAGTCGATGGAGCCGGGCTCGAACGGAATGCCGGTCAGCGAGCCCCGACGGTACTCGAAGCCCTCAACCCCGATATCCAGCGGCCGGATGTCAATATAGCACACCCGGGTGAAAACGAGCAGGTGCGAGACGAACCCATCCACCCGCGAGCCGATATCCACGTGATACCCGGCCCGGCTGGCAAAAACGGATCTGGCCGCCCACAGGTCCTGGACGAAGTAGTGCGGATCGACACGGGCGGCCGGAGAAAACCGGTCGTAGGTGTGGTAGCTTATGTCGACGGGAGAAAACTGAAACCTGCGCTCGGTGTCAAGCCGACGGTAGCGCTGAATGTTTCGGAGAAACACGGGGTACGCGGCAAGCTTTCGCGCCACCGCCCGCGGGTCGAATAGCAGCATGTCGAAAAGATCCAGCCCGTACGAGATACATTTTTTCAGATTGCCCCACATCAGGTTCACTCCCGTATCGTCCCTGGTTTCCAGGACACCGTCAACCCGGCTTCGTTCCAGGCGTCGCGAGCAGGCCACGGACCGCCCGGTGCAGAGGTTCGCGCAGCAGGCCGAAACCCAGGCTCAGGAGTACCACCAGGCTGAACCAAGTGCAGACCTGTTCCAGGATGGCGATTGCCTCAACCAGGGCATCCCGGGCCGCCTCCTGATGTGCAACTTTCCCGACCAGCCTGACCGTGGCCACCCCGAACTCGCTCCAGAGCACAATCATTATCGCCGCCAGCAGCAGGCGCAGAATCAGCCGGAACGAGGGGGAGGTTTCGGGGGAACCGTGCCGCTCCATCAACAGCGGCATGGTCGGGATAAAATAGATGCACCTGTAATCGTAGTTGGTGGTGCTGAAAAAACAGAAAGCCAGAACCGAGACCCCGCACAGGAAAAACAGGCCGTCTATCGAACCGCAGCCGCGCAGCGCCGCTTCGCTTCTTGCAGAAAACCCCAGCGCCGTCATCCAGGCAGCCACACTCAGTGCCGCAATCGAGATTCCGGAAACGGCCGGCGCCAGCCCAAGACGGCAGAACAGGAGCAGGCTCCCGAAAGTGTACCTTCCCAGCGGCTGAAGAAAATCCCTCGCGCGTATCAAAGCGATGTCGGCCCGGCTCCACCACAGGAAAAGGGCCAGACCGGCGACGATAACGGCGATCTTGAGCCAGAATGGTCTTTTTTCGCGCTCGGCGCGCACGAGAGCGGTGTACGCGGCAGCCGGATAGTACTTGAGGCAGCTCGCCAGGAATATGAGGCCCACTCCCAGCCAGAGCCTGGATTGCAGCTTTCCGGACAGCAGGAGCACGGACGCCGTCAGAAGGCTGAACACGATCAGGTCGTTGTTGGCTCTTTCCACCCCCAGCATTACCGCCGGGGAAAGAAGCACCGCCGCCGCCAGAATCAGTTCTCCCGGGCCGCGCGGCCTGAGCAGAAGGACCGCACAGGCGAGAAACAACGCCACAATGACTACCGAGGCCGCAGTGTTGAACCGCTCCGTAAGTCCGGTGTACCTGAGCCACAGCCAGACCCTGGAATAAACGTGCGGCCGGCCGTACGGGTCGAGCGGGTTCGCCCTCTGCACGTCGTACCCCGCCCGACTGCCGTCCACCGCCGCAAGGACAGCCAGCATGTCCCCGAAGGGGTGGTCCAGGGCCGGTACTCCGCCGTACACCCACAGCCTGCCGCCGAACATCGCCGCCAGGTATAAAGCCAGGGCCACCAACAGGAACAAAGACCATCGCCTGGAATAAAAAAACCCGGCCTGTCTCACGTTGTCCGGTCGCATCGCTGACGTATCCAACCTTTTCGAGCCGCCTTCGGTTCTCGTGGCAAATGGTTCCGCCCCCGACCGGATGGCTTCCGGCGTTGGGAGCGTGTCATTGGCTGAATGCCCGGACTTTCTGCAATAAGTATTCCCGGACATGGTCCGACTGCCAGGCGCAGAACGCCAGACAAGTGCAGAAACATCCCGCGATTACAAGCAGCATGCCTGCCGCGCCCAGGCCCTTCGGCGCCGCCAGCCGGAAAATCCATCCAACCAGGGCGGCACATAGCAACGGCCGGCCGACATCCAGGACATACCAGCGCCACAGATGGCCCCGCAGCAGGCGACGGTGCATCAGGGGGATATTCGAAACCAAGTAGCCGCAGTTGAGCGCCAGCCAGGCCGCCGCAGCTCCAACGCCCCCGTAAAGCGGTGCCAGTACCCAGACCAGGGGAGCCAGCAGTAGCGTGGCCGCCAGGTTGGTGTACAGCATCAGCTGCGGCCAGCCCGCGGCGAACTGCAGGTTGCCCGGCACGCTGACCAGCCCGTTTAGCGCTGTCCCGATCACCAGCAGCGTGACTGTCAGGTTTGTGTTGTCCGCGGTGGCCGGGTTGCGGGTCCAGACCAGCATGGCCTCGCGCGAGAAGAAAGCCAGAGTCGCGGCCGTGGGCAGAAGCACCACCGCTACGAACTGACATGTGCGGTGGTAGAGCGCGGCCAGACGCTCCGTGTCGCGCTCCTCCACCAACTGGGTGAACCGTGGGAACAGGGCCGAGTTGAAGGGCTGGATTATCGACCAGAGGCCCGAGGCCACCGACCAGGAGAGGGTGTAATAGCCGAACATCTCCAGCGTGATCAGCTTGCTCAGGATCACCTTGTCCAGCTGGCTCAAGGCCATGCCGATCAGCGAATTGCCCGATACGCCAAACGCGTACCCGACCAGGGAGCGGCAGACAGGCAGCCTGAAAGAGGCACCCCCGCCGGGCAGCGGCAGACTTTTCCACAGGGCCGACGCGGTGACCGCGATCTGCAGCAGGCTGACCGCGAGCTGGCTGTAGAAGAAAGCCTCCAGGCCGGGACTGACCAGCCAAAGCGCGAGCGAGATCGTGATTCCGCGCAACGTGCTGAACCCGGCCTGGATACCGCTGGCCAGCACCTGCCGCTGCAGCCCCATCAGGCCGCCCTGATACAGCGCCTGCGGGAACTGGAACACCAGCACCGCCGCCATTATCCGCAGCGAGCGGATCAGGGTGTCGCACGGCAGAGTGGCATTGTTCAGCCACTTCCCGGCCACCAGCGGCGCGGCCAGCCAGAGCGCCGCCCCGAACAGCAGGGCCAGGCTCCAGTAGATCACCTCGAAAGTGCGTAGCGTGTCGCGTTGCAGCCGGCGGTTCCCGCCCTCCGGCGACAGGCGCGCCATTTCCCGGGTCAGGGTCAGCCCCAGGCCGAAATCCAGCAGGCTGAACACGTTCACCAGCGTGATCCAGAACCCTACCAGCCCGTAGCGCTCGATACCCAGAAAATGCAGGTAGACCGGAATGAACAGTAGACTTATCAGGTTGGCCCACACCCGGCCGCCCATGTTGGCGGCGATGTTCCACTTGATCTTTCCCATGCCTGGCCTGTCTGGAGTAGTCAGCATACGGCGAGACAGCCCGCCACGTCGAGGAATTGTCGCTCGATCCACAACAATATTACACAATTCGGGGGAAAATGACATAAGGAAGAAATCTATATCTTTGGAATAACCTTAAACTGACTCTCGGCCAAGTCATAACAAAGTTTGTTAAAACTGGTAGGATTGTACTGAACTACGGAGCACCAGGATTCTGAACTTCAGCTTTTTGCTTTTGAGCCACAAGTTACATGGTACGGGAGCCAAACCAGGTCCCAATCCGTTTATGATCGGCTTTATGCCTGAAAAACCTGCTTAATAGTACATTTTCAAGATATAAAGCGTAATACCTGCAATAAGCACCATGCCCAGAGAAAGATCAGCAGCGTACTGAAAGACCACCTGTGGGGCGAACAAAATATTTTGGTAATTTACCGGCAGAAGGGAATCGA
This region of bacterium genomic DNA includes:
- a CDS encoding oligosaccharide flippase family protein gives rise to the protein MGKIKWNIAANMGGRVWANLISLLFIPVYLHFLGIERYGLVGFWITLVNVFSLLDFGLGLTLTREMARLSPEGGNRRLQRDTLRTFEVIYWSLALLFGAALWLAAPLVAGKWLNNATLPCDTLIRSLRIMAAVLVFQFPQALYQGGLMGLQRQVLASGIQAGFSTLRGITISLALWLVSPGLEAFFYSQLAVSLLQIAVTASALWKSLPLPGGGASFRLPVCRSLVGYAFGVSGNSLIGMALSQLDKVILSKLITLEMFGYYTLSWSVASGLWSIIQPFNSALFPRFTQLVEERDTERLAALYHRTCQFVAVVLLPTAATLAFFSREAMLVWTRNPATADNTNLTVTLLVIGTALNGLVSVPGNLQFAAGWPQLMLYTNLAATLLLAPLVWVLAPLYGGVGAAAAWLALNCGYLVSNIPLMHRRLLRGHLWRWYVLDVGRPLLCAALVGWIFRLAAPKGLGAAGMLLVIAGCFCTCLAFCAWQSDHVREYLLQKVRAFSQ
- a CDS encoding class I SAM-dependent methyltransferase; translated protein: MPSVFLSKLRNFKRSRYTFNSHERRRWVAAFAATVPAGAAVLDAGAGSGQYGAMFAHCNYRTQDFGKEPGTLGRYAQLDYECDITDIPVRDGAFDIVLCLEVLEHLPRPEAALAELGRVLKSGGRLLLSAPLGSFLHQEPYHYYGGFTPHWYRKFLPETGFAIESLERNQGFFSLFGQETLRFHGLLRPAGGRGLCLNLALGALWAASVPLALLLPVLGRQLDRLGLESMATVGYHVVARKAPGAE
- a CDS encoding class I SAM-dependent methyltransferase, whose amino-acid sequence is MPLFDRIRWKDPLSGQPLQPRVTTRTPAGVPLSGALQLPNSRAAYPIVDCVARLTPETAACQRPWLEALGLEPPVGTGTFQAVDEVESFGWQWTWSSEMRSEQDLRFRVAERFGLVPEFFRSKLVLDAGAGAGDQSRYLLDQGAEVVSLDLSGAIDVVAGKLRLRQGWAGVQGDITCLPLEPGQFDVVYCEGVLQHTRDTDLALRQLCSQLKPGGLLLATHYVRPAAVSRVRRLVRKVSTGYYEFLRARLSRLERFKLLLVTGVLAALNYVPLLGHVLRRAGMVKYYNLMPGFRTTWTNTFDFFGSHAHQRIITPERFLACFDGIEGIIVSPSAEPGVVLARRS
- the asnB gene encoding asparagine synthase (glutamine-hydrolyzing), encoding MCGICGVFNPGRELPVAPVEVMVAALAHRGPDAHGVLPLDGAVLGHTRLSVIDLATGDQPLGLRGGRWWISFNGEIYNYRQLRSELEREGTVFHTASDTEVVLAAYARWGRGCLDRLRGMFAFLIWDSRERSLFAARDPFGEKPLFYALCGDNTLAAASEIKALSASGLLVPRLDLITLDAFLELGYVPPDRTVYRGVCSLPPGHCLEWSGGAEVRTGRYWSPRPDSRPLNLSEASERLRELLAQAVRRQLVADVPLGAFLSGGLDSSTLVALMQAERTQPVQTFAAGFGDLINELAFARQVAARYATAHSEIDLGAPPVAELLPRMCQVFDEPFADSSHLPTYMLAGFARQQVKVVLSGDGGDELFGGYSRYVLLARSERLKPSTLKWLVLRAASRLCGHRWRRLDTCSAALGLARRSTDLWERARLVESVFGPAERSALWGGRAKEVERWRPGAYYYPPESAVGLERAFHFDLTCYLPGDILVKVDRCSMAWGLETRAPFLDRDLAEFCLGLPWSLKVRDHETKVLLRRSFASVWPEAVRSRGKQGFGAPYGKWLSDPAVQALLHRACGKGSPLRELLPGVSPGALGRRDYRTWTLLNLGLWLESRAGTL
- a CDS encoding DUF268 domain-containing protein, producing MWGNLKKCISYGLDLFDMLLFDPRAVARKLAAYPVFLRNIQRYRRLDTERRFQFSPVDISYHTYDRFSPAARVDPHYFVQDLWAARSVFASRAGYHVDIGSRVDGFVSHLLVFTRVCYIDIRPLDIGVEGFEYRRGSLTGIPFEPGSIDSLSCLHVLEHVGLGRYGDPVAPQSYRAAAEELQRVLRPGGVLLVSVPVGRERLCFDGHRVFDPQTVLDLFGRLDLVEFLLIDDAGEIVSGDRSLESARQSSYGCGLFKFTRRR